The following proteins come from a genomic window of Drosophila miranda strain MSH22 chromosome Y unlocalized genomic scaffold, D.miranda_PacBio2.1 Contig_Y5_pilon, whole genome shotgun sequence:
- the LOC117195041 gene encoding actin-related protein 4-like isoform X2, with the protein MNRGNMLYGGDEIGALVFDPGHHSFRVGYAQEDSPKAEIPSVVGIGASPTPDTNLDPDTKTDNNVTPNSLVRHYVLVIPPAASSSAPAPTPAPAYLFV; encoded by the exons ATGAATAGAGGCAACATGCTATATGGCGGCGACGAAATTGGAGCCTTAGTTTTCGATCCAGGGCACCATTCGTTCCGTGTGGGCTACGCGCAAGAGGATTCGCCGAAGGCTGAGATACCCTCTGTTGTCGGCATTGGAGCATCCCCAACTCCGGATACGAATCTTGATCCAGATACCAAAACTGACAACAATGTGACGCCCAACA GCCTTGTCCGCCACTACGTCCTCGTTATCCCGCCTGCAGCCTCCagttcagctccagctcctacCCCCGCTCCCgcatatttgtttgtttag
- the LOC117195017 gene encoding actin-related protein 4-like isoform X3, giving the protein MNGGNMLYVGVEIGALVFDPGHHSLRVGYAQEDSPKAEIPSVVGIGASPTPDTNLDPDTKTDNNVTPNSLVRHYVLVIPPAASSSAPAPTPAPAYLFV; this is encoded by the exons ATGAATGGAGGCAACATGCTATATGTCGGCGTCGAAATTGGAGCCTTAGTTTTCGATCCAGGGCACCATTCGTTGCGTGTGGGCTACGCGCAAGAGGATTCGCCGAAGGCTGAGATACCCTCTGTTGTCGGCATTGGAGCATCCCCAACTCCGGATACGAATCTTGATCCAGATACCAAAACTGACAACAATGTGACGCCCAACA GCCTTGTCCGCCACTACGTCCTCGTTATCCCGCCTGCAGCCTCCagttcagctccagctcctactcccgctcccgcatatttgtttgtttag
- the LOC117195041 gene encoding actin-related protein 4-like isoform X3 has product MNRGNMLYGGDEIGALVFDPGHHSFRVGYAQEDSPKAEIPSVVGIGASPTPDTNLDPDTKTDNNVTPNSPLVVFRVLFRLRCFTIQKRILGN; this is encoded by the exons ATGAATAGAGGCAACATGCTATATGGCGGCGACGAAATTGGAGCCTTAGTTTTCGATCCAGGGCACCATTCGTTCCGTGTGGGCTACGCGCAAGAGGATTCGCCGAAGGCTGAGATACCCTCTGTTGTCGGCATTGGAGCATCCCCAACTCCGGATACGAATCTTGATCCAGATACCAAAACTGACAACAATGTGACGCCCAACA GCCCACTCGTCGTATTCCGAGTCCTGTTCCGGCTGCGCTGCTTTACTATACAGAAAAGGATACTTGGTAATTAG
- the LOC117195017 gene encoding actin-like protein 6B isoform X4, translating to MNGGNMLYVGVEIGALVFDPGHHSLRVGYAQEDSPKAEIPSVVGIGASPTPDTNLDPDTKTDNNVTPNTSSSAPAPTPAPAYLFV from the exons ATGAATGGAGGCAACATGCTATATGTCGGCGTCGAAATTGGAGCCTTAGTTTTCGATCCAGGGCACCATTCGTTGCGTGTGGGCTACGCGCAAGAGGATTCGCCGAAGGCTGAGATACCCTCTGTTGTCGGCATTGGAGCATCCCCAACTCCGGATACGAATCTTGATCCAGATACCAAAACTGACAACAATGTGACGCCCAACA CCTCCagttcagctccagctcctactcccgctcccgcatatttgtttgtttag
- the LOC117195001 gene encoding actin-related protein 4-like isoform X4 — MNGGNMLYGGDEIGALVFDPGHHSLRVGYAQEDSPKAEIPSVVGIGASPTPDTNLDPDTKTDNNVTPNSLVRHYVLVIPPAASSSAPAPTPAPAYLFV, encoded by the exons ATGAATGGAGGCAACATGCTATATGGCGGCGACGAAATTGGAGCCTTAGTTTTCGATCCAGGGCACCATTCGTTGCGTGTGGGCTACGCGCAAGAGGATTCGCCGAAGGCTGAGATACCCTCTGTTGTCGGCATTGGAGCATCCCCAACTCCGGATACGAATCTTGATCCAGATACCAAAACTGACAACAATGTGACGCCCAACA GCCTTGTCCGCCACTACGTCCTCGTTATCCCGCCTGCCGCCTCCagttcagctccagctcctacCCCCGCTCCCgcatatttgtttgtttag
- the LOC117195017 gene encoding actin-related protein 4-like isoform X1: MNGGNMLYVGVEIGALVFDPGHHSLRVGYAQEDSPKAEIPSVVGIGASPTPDTNLDPDTKTDNNVTPNISFHMISHEALSATTSSLSRLQPPVQLQLLLPLPHICLFSY; encoded by the exons ATGAATGGAGGCAACATGCTATATGTCGGCGTCGAAATTGGAGCCTTAGTTTTCGATCCAGGGCACCATTCGTTGCGTGTGGGCTACGCGCAAGAGGATTCGCCGAAGGCTGAGATACCCTCTGTTGTCGGCATTGGAGCATCCCCAACTCCGGATACGAATCTTGATCCAGATACCAAAACTGACAACAATGTGACGCCCAACA TATCATTTCACATGATTTCACATGAGGCCTTGTCCGCCACTACGTCCTCGTTATCCCGCCTGCAGCCTCCagttcagctccagctcctactcccgctcccgcatatttgtttgtttagttACTAG
- the LOC117195041 gene encoding actin-related protein 4-like isoform X1 → MNRGNMLYGGDEIGALVFDPGHHSFRVGYAQEDSPKAEIPSVVGIGASPTPDTNLDPDTKTDNNVTPNRGLVRHYVLVIPPAASSSAPAPTPAPAYLFV, encoded by the exons ATGAATAGAGGCAACATGCTATATGGCGGCGACGAAATTGGAGCCTTAGTTTTCGATCCAGGGCACCATTCGTTCCGTGTGGGCTACGCGCAAGAGGATTCGCCGAAGGCTGAGATACCCTCTGTTGTCGGCATTGGAGCATCCCCAACTCCGGATACGAATCTTGATCCAGATACCAAAACTGACAACAATGTGACGCCCAACA GAGGCCTTGTCCGCCACTACGTCCTCGTTATCCCGCCTGCAGCCTCCagttcagctccagctcctacCCCCGCTCCCgcatatttgtttgtttag
- the LOC117195041 gene encoding actin-related protein 4-like isoform X4: MNRGNMLYGGDEIGALVFDPGHHSFRVGYAQEDSPKAEIPSVVGIGASPTPDTNLDPDTKTDNNVTPNTSSSAPAPTPAPAYLFV; this comes from the exons ATGAATAGAGGCAACATGCTATATGGCGGCGACGAAATTGGAGCCTTAGTTTTCGATCCAGGGCACCATTCGTTCCGTGTGGGCTACGCGCAAGAGGATTCGCCGAAGGCTGAGATACCCTCTGTTGTCGGCATTGGAGCATCCCCAACTCCGGATACGAATCTTGATCCAGATACCAAAACTGACAACAATGTGACGCCCAACA CCTCCagttcagctccagctcctacCCCCGCTCCCgcatatttgtttgtttag
- the LOC117195001 gene encoding actin-related protein 4-like isoform X3, translating into MNGGNMLYGGDEIGALVFDPGHHSLRVGYAQEDSPKAEIPSVVGIGASPTPDTNLDPDTKTDNNVTPNRGLVRHYVLVIPPAASSSAPAPTPAPAYLFV; encoded by the exons ATGAATGGAGGCAACATGCTATATGGCGGCGACGAAATTGGAGCCTTAGTTTTCGATCCAGGGCACCATTCGTTGCGTGTGGGCTACGCGCAAGAGGATTCGCCGAAGGCTGAGATACCCTCTGTTGTCGGCATTGGAGCATCCCCAACTCCGGATACGAATCTTGATCCAGATACCAAAACTGACAACAATGTGACGCCCAACA GAGGCCTTGTCCGCCACTACGTCCTCGTTATCCCGCCTGCCGCCTCCagttcagctccagctcctacCCCCGCTCCCgcatatttgtttgtttag
- the LOC117195001 gene encoding actin-like protein 6B isoform X5 yields MNGGNMLYGGDEIGALVFDPGHHSLRVGYAQEDSPKAEIPSVVGIGASPTPDTNLDPDTKTDNNVTPNIQLQLLPPLPHICLFSY; encoded by the exons ATGAATGGAGGCAACATGCTATATGGCGGCGACGAAATTGGAGCCTTAGTTTTCGATCCAGGGCACCATTCGTTGCGTGTGGGCTACGCGCAAGAGGATTCGCCGAAGGCTGAGATACCCTCTGTTGTCGGCATTGGAGCATCCCCAACTCCGGATACGAATCTTGATCCAGATACCAAAACTGACAACAATGTGACGCCCAACA ttcagctccagctcctacCCCCGCTCCCgcatatttgtttgtttagttACTAG
- the LOC117195001 gene encoding actin-related protein 4-like isoform X2 codes for MNGGNMLYGGDEIGALVFDPGHHSLRVGYAQEDSPKAEIPSVVGIGASPTPDTNLDPDTKTDNNVTPNISFHMISHEALSATTSSLSRLPPPVQLQLLPPLPHICLFSY; via the exons ATGAATGGAGGCAACATGCTATATGGCGGCGACGAAATTGGAGCCTTAGTTTTCGATCCAGGGCACCATTCGTTGCGTGTGGGCTACGCGCAAGAGGATTCGCCGAAGGCTGAGATACCCTCTGTTGTCGGCATTGGAGCATCCCCAACTCCGGATACGAATCTTGATCCAGATACCAAAACTGACAACAATGTGACGCCCAACA TATCATTTCACATGATTTCACATGAGGCCTTGTCCGCCACTACGTCCTCGTTATCCCGCCTGCCGCCTCCagttcagctccagctcctacCCCCGCTCCCgcatatttgtttgtttagttACTAG
- the LOC117195041 gene encoding actin-related protein 4-like isoform X5 encodes MNRGNMLYGGDEIGALVFDPGHHSFRVGYAQEDSPKAEIPSVVGIGASPTPDTNLDPDTKTDNNVTPNIQLQLLPPLPHICLFSY; translated from the exons ATGAATAGAGGCAACATGCTATATGGCGGCGACGAAATTGGAGCCTTAGTTTTCGATCCAGGGCACCATTCGTTCCGTGTGGGCTACGCGCAAGAGGATTCGCCGAAGGCTGAGATACCCTCTGTTGTCGGCATTGGAGCATCCCCAACTCCGGATACGAATCTTGATCCAGATACCAAAACTGACAACAATGTGACGCCCAACA ttcagctccagctcctacCCCCGCTCCCgcatatttgtttgtttagttACTAG
- the LOC117195017 gene encoding actin-related protein 4-like isoform X2 produces MNGGNMLYVGVEIGALVFDPGHHSLRVGYAQEDSPKAEIPSVVGIGASPTPDTNLDPDTKTDNNVTPNRGLVRHYVLVIPPAASSSAPAPTPAPAYLFV; encoded by the exons ATGAATGGAGGCAACATGCTATATGTCGGCGTCGAAATTGGAGCCTTAGTTTTCGATCCAGGGCACCATTCGTTGCGTGTGGGCTACGCGCAAGAGGATTCGCCGAAGGCTGAGATACCCTCTGTTGTCGGCATTGGAGCATCCCCAACTCCGGATACGAATCTTGATCCAGATACCAAAACTGACAACAATGTGACGCCCAACA GAGGCCTTGTCCGCCACTACGTCCTCGTTATCCCGCCTGCAGCCTCCagttcagctccagctcctactcccgctcccgcatatttgtttgtttag
- the LOC117195019 gene encoding actin-related protein 4-like isoform X1, protein MNGGNMLYVGDEIGALVFDPGHHSLRVGYAQEDSPKAEIPSVVGIGASPTPDTNLDPDTKTDNNVTPNISFHMISHEALSATTSSLSRLQPPVQLQLLLPLPHICLFSY, encoded by the exons ATGAATGGAGGCAACATGCTATATGTCGGCGACGAAATTGGAGCCTTAGTTTTCGATCCAGGGCACCATTCGTTGCGTGTGGGCTACGCGCAAGAGGATTCGCCGAAGGCTGAGATACCCTCTGTTGTCGGCATTGGAGCATCCCCAACTCCGGATACGAATCTTGATCCAGATACCAAAACTGACAACAATGTGACGCCCAACA TATCATTTCACATGATTTCACATGAGGCCTTGTCCGCCACTACGTCCTCGTTATCCCGCCTGCAGCCTCCagttcagctccagctcctactcccgctcccgcatatttgtttgtttagttACTAG
- the LOC117195001 gene encoding actin-related protein 4-like isoform X1, translating into MNGGNMLYGGDEIGALVFDPGHHSLRVGYAQEDSPKAEIPSVVGIGASPTPDTNLDPDTKTDNNVTPNRFHMRPCPPLRPRYPACRLQFSSSSYPRSRIFVCLVTSLSSMRSKRNMKTHSD; encoded by the exons ATGAATGGAGGCAACATGCTATATGGCGGCGACGAAATTGGAGCCTTAGTTTTCGATCCAGGGCACCATTCGTTGCGTGTGGGCTACGCGCAAGAGGATTCGCCGAAGGCTGAGATACCCTCTGTTGTCGGCATTGGAGCATCCCCAACTCCGGATACGAATCTTGATCCAGATACCAAAACTGACAACAATGTGACGCCCAACA GATTTCACATGAGGCCTTGTCCGCCACTACGTCCTCGTTATCCCGCCTGCCGCCTCCagttcagctccagctcctacCCCCGCTCCCgcatatttgtttgtttagttACTAGTTTATCGAGCATGCGAAGCAAACGAAATATGAAAACCCATTCGGATTAA
- the LOC117195019 gene encoding actin-like protein 6B isoform X4, with translation MNGGNMLYVGDEIGALVFDPGHHSLRVGYAQEDSPKAEIPSVVGIGASPTPDTNLDPDTKTDNNVTPNTSSSAPAPTPAPAYLFV, from the exons ATGAATGGAGGCAACATGCTATATGTCGGCGACGAAATTGGAGCCTTAGTTTTCGATCCAGGGCACCATTCGTTGCGTGTGGGCTACGCGCAAGAGGATTCGCCGAAGGCTGAGATACCCTCTGTTGTCGGCATTGGAGCATCCCCAACTCCGGATACGAATCTTGATCCAGATACCAAAACTGACAACAATGTGACGCCCAACA CCTCCagttcagctccagctcctactcccgctcccgcatatttgtttgtttag
- the LOC117195019 gene encoding actin-related protein 4-like isoform X3 — protein sequence MNGGNMLYVGDEIGALVFDPGHHSLRVGYAQEDSPKAEIPSVVGIGASPTPDTNLDPDTKTDNNVTPNSLVRHYVLVIPPAASSSAPAPTPAPAYLFV from the exons ATGAATGGAGGCAACATGCTATATGTCGGCGACGAAATTGGAGCCTTAGTTTTCGATCCAGGGCACCATTCGTTGCGTGTGGGCTACGCGCAAGAGGATTCGCCGAAGGCTGAGATACCCTCTGTTGTCGGCATTGGAGCATCCCCAACTCCGGATACGAATCTTGATCCAGATACCAAAACTGACAACAATGTGACGCCCAACA GCCTTGTCCGCCACTACGTCCTCGTTATCCCGCCTGCAGCCTCCagttcagctccagctcctactcccgctcccgcatatttgtttgtttag
- the LOC117194991 gene encoding uncharacterized protein LOC117194991: METHASVPLGPEDQATVKTEYDEFLRSVRVKELPISALAQLSLDGPQYKPVQPKIAHTFAIPGPRPKTNLAISSVSGGQDLINVPTATVFIPIQAFTSNVVGPINPAPDVSTPLDINVIGAKKEPVECPPSVSPPLDIKTEVEVALAAIELAIEMENVRENNPEEAQEKSPEKNRTPVEKPDDATLNPNPRYIPIKSAKYYTKKLLVRVKRIDQDEYLPLSSMAKRPKKRESMYIKCT, translated from the exons ATGGAGACACATGCGTCCGTACCACTGGGTCCCGAAGATCAGGCCACAGTCAAGACCGAATACGATGAATTCCTCAGATCTGTTCGGGTCAAGGAGCTGCCCATATCGGCTCTGGCACAACTCTCGCTTGATGGTCCTCAGTACAAACCAGTCCAACCAAAAATCGCACACACTTTTGCCATCCCAGGTCCCCGTCCCAAAACCAATCTGGCCATTAGCAGTGTGTCTGGTGGCCAGGATCTCATTAATGTCCCGACGGCGACTGTTTTCATACCGATTCAAGCTTTCACGAGCAATGTGGTTGGACCCATTAATCCCGCGCCGGACGTTTCGACACCGCTTGATATCAATGTGATTGGTGCCAAGAAGGAACCCGTTGAGTGCCCGCCGTCTGTTTCACCACCGCTGGACATTAAGACAGAG GTGGAGGTGGCCCTTGCGGCCATTGAGCTTGCCATTGAGATGGAAAATGTACGGGAAAATAACCCAGAAGAGGCACAAGAGAAATCACCGGAGAAAAACCGCACTCCCGTGGAGAAGCCCGATGATGCCACTCTAAATCCTAATCCGCGGTATATACCGATCAAGAGCGCCAAGTACTACACAAAGAAGCTACTCGTTCGGGTGAAGCGCATTGATCAGGACGAGTATTTGCCGCTGTCCAGCATGGCAAAGCGCCCAAAGAAACGTGAATCCATGTACATCAAATGCACAtaa
- the LOC117195019 gene encoding actin-related protein 4-like isoform X2, whose protein sequence is MNGGNMLYVGDEIGALVFDPGHHSLRVGYAQEDSPKAEIPSVVGIGASPTPDTNLDPDTKTDNNVTPNRGLVRHYVLVIPPAASSSAPAPTPAPAYLFV, encoded by the exons ATGAATGGAGGCAACATGCTATATGTCGGCGACGAAATTGGAGCCTTAGTTTTCGATCCAGGGCACCATTCGTTGCGTGTGGGCTACGCGCAAGAGGATTCGCCGAAGGCTGAGATACCCTCTGTTGTCGGCATTGGAGCATCCCCAACTCCGGATACGAATCTTGATCCAGATACCAAAACTGACAACAATGTGACGCCCAACA GAGGCCTTGTCCGCCACTACGTCCTCGTTATCCCGCCTGCAGCCTCCagttcagctccagctcctactcccgctcccgcatatttgtttgtttag